Proteins from one Anopheles nili chromosome 2, idAnoNiliSN_F5_01, whole genome shotgun sequence genomic window:
- the LOC128720557 gene encoding suppressor of fused homolog: protein MATNASEVDANLKRRVLPRGLQKLIEQCLKIYPDQTNPLQVTTVLKYWLGGQDPLDYISMYYNPGDPEQNIPPHWHYVSFGLSDLHGDGRVHLADTSGGLEPRSGMGFELTFRLVKSPEAPANERPPTWPANLLQSLAKYVFQSGNRLCSGDNIPWRRSLDSSKNPASPSTAIQHMLIADDPQLPRTETPFGWVDFLQIVGVTGEELEQASRWNGKGVLNLLRKDPATGGPWLLTDMSRSGSVFEQFPETLRQLELDLEKEGSDLAGVNADFTFKELAKGALAAEVKREVLDPEEDLTRSISSCNIAVKQEPSEPALELSTGSGSSDMVNPFDNPNIPSRVFPLTGIELTLAPYAAKFLMLAVRDRIRHGRHFTFKAQHMAVTFVAESVTGSIVNRQTPYAVLGSWVQILIPNRLVPRMVDSFTELGTRSADSLAIPLRYEWPEHNLKFIIDNPPPELLNQQGPILA from the exons ATGGCAACAAACGCCTCGGAGGTAGATGCCAACCTCAAACGACGAGTTCTACCGCGGGGATTGCAGAAACTCATCGAACAATGTCTAAAAATATATCCCGACCAAACAAATCCCTTGCAGGTGACGACCGTTCTCAAATACTG GCTCGGGGGTCAGGATCCGCTCGATTATATTAGCATGTATTACAATCCGGGCGATCCGGAGCAAAACATCCCGCCACACTGGCACTACGTGAGCTTCGGATTATCCGACTTACACGGGGATGGTCGTGTACACCTAGCGGACACATCCGGCGGACTGGAACCACGATCCGGCATGGGGTTCGAGCTAACGTTCCGGTTGGTGAAATCCCCCGAGGCACCCGCGAACGAGCGTCCTCCAACGTGGCCGGCAAATTTGTTACAATCGTTGGCGAAGTACGTCTTCCAGTCTGGGAACCGGCTCTGCTCGGGTGATAACATTCCTTGGCGGCGATCGCTGGACAGCAGCAAGAATCCCGCGAGTCCCAGCACCGCCATTCAGCACATGTTGATAGCGGACGATCCGCAGCTGCCGCGTACGGAGACCCCATTCGGATGGGTCGATTTCTTACAGATCGTTGGAGTAACGGGAGAGGAACTCGAACAAGCATCGCGCTGGAACGGCAAAGGTGTGCTTAATCTGCTGCGTAAGGACCCGGCCACTGGAGGGCCGTGGTTGCTCACGGACATGTCTCGATCGGGCAGCGTTTTCGAGCAATTCCCGGAAACACTTCGCCAGCTCGAACTGGACCTGGAGAAGGAAGGCTCGGACTTGGCTGGCGTAAATGCCGATTTCACCTTCAAGGAGCTTGCCAAGGGAGCACTCGCGGCGGAAGTCAAACGGGAGGTGCTCGATCCGGAGGAAGATCTCACTCGCTCCATCTCTTCCTGCAATATTGCGGTGAAGCAGGAACCTTCCGAACCGGCCCTCGAGCTCTCTACGGGTTCAGGGTCCTCGGACATGGTCAACCCGTTCGATAATCCTAACATACCGTCGCGTGTCTTCCCCCTTACGGGCATCGAGCTGACATTGGCACCGTATGCGGCCAAATTTCTTATGCTCGCTGTGCGAGACCGGATTCGACATGGACGTCACTTTACTTTCAAGGCGCAGCATATGGCCGTCACGTTCGTGGCCGAATCAGTCACTGGGTCAATCGTAAACCGCCAGACGCCGTACGCGGTATTGGGCAGCTGGGTGCAGATTCTCATCCCGAACCGACTGGTACCGCGTATGGTGGACAGCTTCACCGAACTGGGGACACGAAGTGCGGACAGTCTCGCGATACCCCTCCGGTACGAGTGGCCCGAGCACAACCTCAAGTTTATCATCGACAATCCGCCACCGGAGCTACTAAACCAGCAAGGACCCATATTGGCGTGA